A stretch of Gemmatimonas aurantiaca T-27 DNA encodes these proteins:
- a CDS encoding response regulator, which translates to MTVPDGLSARLRATFIGELEEQVVAMNTALLALEQQPSDSEQIRVLFRVAHTVKGAARAAAVTPVELACHALETFLARARDGSATLGAPQFAALFAGADALVDAATKLRAGQELTRGIPINTWFLGFDANVGEMTSRPRTTARPSASRSIPDAGAQASSSAAPNATPPAVLPEASQSAALPDVPLVARKKTADPLPSGEVPVRVDAGRLDALMATAGQLLGTRRDASEQADDLESLRLLAARSTAEWKHTTRRLRVALGQLVDTPEAQRSLQRTEEQLREFAVRTERLTTRTQRQLRALDTLTDDVLDQVRHLRMRPFADACAALPRVVRDVAGDTKQVRFEITGGDVEADRAVLDGLREALLHLVRNAVDHGIESPEQRIAAGKSPEGIVAVSAAMRGDRVIVTVSDDGAGIDAAAVRGRMEGRGLHAADDDAVAAALFTGNLSTRATPTSISGRGVGMDLVRAALERVRGTVALTWTEGRGTTVTMTCPPSLASMRAVLMTCGHQTIAIPTSDVERLLRISTAALQHIEGRRVVMVEDVALPLAALAHLLPPIVVQPLGTHTLIALVAVGPLRVGLIVDELLSEEEILLQPLSDGERRSPLLSGAAILGSGTIALVLDAAAAAEAALESSAQLPESTETTGRDRRFKVLVVDDSITTRALEQGILEAAGYDVRTAVDGADGWRCVQEFVPDLVVSDIEMPRMDGFALCETIRHSARFRDLPVVLVTALESPEHRARGLDVGADAYLGKSTFDQRGLLHVIEELLT; encoded by the coding sequence GTGACCGTGCCCGACGGCCTCTCTGCCCGTTTGCGAGCTACCTTCATCGGTGAGCTCGAGGAGCAGGTCGTTGCCATGAATACGGCGCTGCTCGCGCTGGAGCAGCAGCCGTCCGATTCGGAGCAGATCCGCGTGCTGTTCCGAGTCGCACACACGGTCAAGGGCGCGGCACGGGCGGCAGCCGTGACACCGGTGGAGTTGGCATGCCATGCACTGGAGACCTTTCTCGCGCGGGCGCGTGATGGCTCGGCCACCTTGGGCGCACCACAATTCGCCGCACTGTTCGCCGGGGCCGATGCCCTGGTCGACGCGGCCACCAAGCTGCGAGCCGGTCAGGAGCTGACACGCGGTATCCCGATCAACACCTGGTTCCTCGGCTTCGATGCCAACGTCGGGGAAATGACATCGCGCCCCAGGACCACCGCGCGGCCCTCGGCGTCTCGATCAATACCGGATGCCGGAGCACAGGCCTCATCATCCGCCGCTCCCAACGCGACACCACCTGCGGTGCTGCCCGAAGCATCACAGTCTGCCGCTCTGCCGGATGTGCCATTGGTGGCGCGAAAGAAGACCGCCGACCCGCTGCCCTCAGGGGAGGTGCCGGTACGGGTCGATGCCGGGCGGCTCGATGCCTTGATGGCCACGGCTGGGCAGTTGTTGGGCACGCGTCGTGATGCGTCCGAACAGGCCGATGATCTCGAGTCGCTGCGGCTGCTGGCCGCTCGTTCGACCGCCGAGTGGAAACACACCACGCGTCGGTTGCGGGTGGCGCTTGGCCAACTGGTCGACACACCCGAGGCGCAGCGCTCCCTGCAACGCACGGAAGAACAGTTGCGGGAGTTCGCGGTTCGCACAGAACGCCTGACGACCAGAACACAACGTCAGCTACGTGCGCTCGACACACTCACCGATGACGTGCTCGATCAGGTGCGGCACCTGCGCATGCGCCCCTTCGCCGACGCGTGCGCGGCGCTGCCTCGGGTGGTGCGTGATGTCGCTGGTGACACCAAACAGGTGCGGTTCGAGATCACCGGCGGTGATGTGGAGGCCGATCGTGCGGTGCTCGACGGCCTGCGGGAGGCTCTGCTGCATCTGGTGCGCAATGCGGTGGACCACGGGATCGAATCGCCGGAGCAGCGCATTGCTGCGGGCAAATCTCCCGAAGGAATCGTCGCGGTATCGGCTGCCATGCGTGGTGATCGTGTGATCGTCACCGTGAGCGACGATGGCGCCGGCATCGATGCCGCGGCAGTGCGCGGACGCATGGAGGGACGTGGGCTCCACGCCGCCGACGATGATGCGGTGGCGGCAGCACTGTTCACCGGCAATCTCTCGACTCGCGCCACGCCCACCAGTATCTCCGGGCGCGGCGTCGGCATGGACCTGGTCCGCGCGGCGCTGGAGCGGGTGCGTGGTACGGTCGCCCTCACGTGGACGGAGGGACGCGGCACCACCGTGACGATGACCTGCCCGCCATCGCTGGCCAGTATGCGCGCCGTGCTGATGACCTGTGGGCACCAGACGATTGCGATTCCCACCAGTGATGTGGAACGACTGCTGCGCATCTCCACAGCAGCGCTTCAACACATCGAAGGACGTCGCGTCGTGATGGTGGAAGATGTGGCGTTGCCACTGGCCGCTCTGGCGCACCTGCTGCCCCCTATCGTCGTACAACCGCTCGGCACCCACACGCTGATTGCATTGGTGGCCGTGGGGCCGCTGCGTGTGGGCCTGATCGTGGACGAACTGCTGTCGGAAGAGGAGATCCTGCTGCAGCCGTTGTCGGATGGTGAACGCCGTTCGCCGCTGCTGAGCGGAGCCGCCATTCTGGGCTCGGGTACGATTGCGCTGGTGCTGGATGCCGCCGCCGCGGCCGAGGCGGCACTGGAAAGCAGCGCGCAGTTGCCGGAATCGACGGAGACGACGGGGCGCGATCGTCGGTTCAAGGTTCTGGTCGTGGACGACTCCATCACCACCCGCGCCCTGGAGCAAGGTATTCTCGAAGCGGCTGGGTACGATGTTCGCACGGCGGTGGATGGGGCCGATGGATGGCGCTGCGTGCAGGAGTTCGTGCCCGATCTTGTCGTGAGCGACATCGAGATGCCGCGTATGGATGGCTTTGCGCTCTGTGAAACCATTCGGCACTCGGCGCGATTCCGTGATCTGCCAGTGGTGCTGGTGACAGCGCTGGAATCTCCCGAACACCGTGCCCGTGGGCTGGATGTGGGAGCCGATGCATATCTCGGCAAGTCGACGTTCGATCAGCGTGGTTTGCTGCATGTGATCGAGGAGCTGCTCACATGA
- the cheB gene encoding chemotaxis-specific protein-glutamate methyltransferase CheB, with the protein MSMPMSVPTPVRVLIAEDSATLRDLLRSILETDPDIVVVGEARTGAEAVHLAVELEPDLIMMDVHMPVMDGLEATREIMTRRPTPIIIVSSSSSGDDVSLPLQAVLGGALMLVRKPDDPTSSDFDTRQSHLLTMVKALSQVKVVRRAAGFARASGVHRVIPGQADAATTARVALHRGPVRVVTIAASTGGPAAIARVLRALPADYPVPILIVQHIALGFGVGFVDWLATICPLAVRIARHGERPVGGTVYVAPDDSQFGLQVDGTIHIDASPAVGGFRPSATVLFESAARAHGAAVVSVILTGMGSDGVDGLRAVRAARGLVIAQDEASSVVYGMPREAVAAGTVDHVLPLDEIASMLMTLKGPRLQ; encoded by the coding sequence ATGAGCATGCCGATGAGTGTCCCCACCCCAGTGCGCGTGCTGATCGCGGAAGATTCCGCCACGTTGCGCGACTTGTTGCGGAGCATCCTCGAAACGGACCCCGACATTGTCGTGGTCGGGGAAGCGCGCACGGGGGCCGAGGCCGTACACCTGGCTGTTGAACTGGAGCCAGACCTCATCATGATGGACGTGCACATGCCCGTGATGGACGGGCTCGAGGCAACGCGGGAGATCATGACGCGTCGCCCCACACCCATCATCATCGTGTCGTCGAGCAGCTCAGGTGACGATGTGAGTCTGCCGTTGCAAGCCGTGCTTGGTGGTGCGCTGATGTTGGTACGCAAGCCGGACGACCCGACGTCGAGTGACTTTGATACACGACAAAGTCATCTGCTCACGATGGTGAAGGCGCTGTCCCAGGTGAAGGTGGTGCGTCGCGCTGCGGGATTCGCGCGTGCCAGTGGTGTGCATCGCGTCATCCCTGGCCAGGCCGATGCAGCCACGACCGCGCGTGTCGCGTTGCATCGCGGCCCGGTACGGGTGGTCACGATCGCGGCCAGTACCGGTGGACCCGCCGCCATTGCCCGGGTGCTGCGCGCGTTGCCGGCAGACTACCCGGTTCCCATTCTGATCGTACAGCATATCGCCCTGGGATTCGGCGTGGGATTTGTCGATTGGTTGGCCACCATCTGTCCATTGGCGGTGCGCATCGCGCGTCACGGAGAACGGCCAGTGGGCGGCACGGTGTATGTCGCGCCGGATGACTCGCAGTTCGGTCTGCAGGTCGACGGCACGATTCACATCGATGCCTCACCCGCGGTAGGTGGCTTTCGCCCATCGGCTACGGTGTTGTTCGAATCGGCCGCCCGTGCCCACGGTGCCGCTGTCGTGTCGGTGATCCTCACCGGCATGGGCAGTGATGGCGTGGATGGACTGCGCGCCGTGCGAGCCGCGCGTGGACTGGTGATCGCGCAGGATGAAGCATCGTCGGTCGTATATGGAATGCCTCGTGAGGCGGTGGCGGCGGGCACGGTGGATCACGTGCTGCCACTCGACGAAATCGCCTCCATGCTCATGACGTTGAAGGGACCCCGTTTGCAATGA